The following are encoded together in the Bradyrhizobium sp. CCGUVB1N3 genome:
- a CDS encoding phage tail sheath C-terminal domain-containing protein, with the protein MAGLPTINLRALLVGVAKGGTAEPDIAVPIGSQAQADAQFGEGSELARMFKAFFANNFANEIWGLPMTEPTGSMAATGDIVITTAPTEAGTIHLYVAGDYVPVNVLTTDTPTAIAQVIADAINADTGLPVTAAAVTGTVTLTSVFKSINANEINVSMNYYGSIGGQQTPVGLGITLPATGFLTGGTGTPPFTTAITNLGDEPFEYVAMPYTDSNSLFEWDQEYGFTDQGRWGWRRELFGHVISAKRGTYAALLTFGDTMNSGVESIMGFEVASPSPSFEWAAAYTAKTQRAFINDPARPLQALSLNQIKAAPIHQRFDFVELNSLASNGIAIQKIGADGQPMIAREQTTYQLNLYGQPDDAYELMTTLATLAKLLRNQKQAITSKFPRHKLANDGTKFGPGQAIVTPGIIKAELINQYQQDMYDGLVEDLVNFKRNLQVERDPNDPNRVNVLYPPDLINQLRIFAVLAQFRLQYDRGIDTQIIGQPQPPFNAASGAS; encoded by the coding sequence ATGGCGGGCCTGCCGACGATCAACCTGCGCGCTCTGCTGGTCGGCGTCGCGAAAGGCGGCACGGCCGAGCCTGATATTGCGGTGCCCATCGGCAGCCAGGCCCAGGCTGATGCACAATTCGGCGAAGGCTCCGAGCTGGCGCGGATGTTCAAGGCTTTCTTCGCGAACAACTTCGCCAACGAGATCTGGGGCCTGCCGATGACCGAGCCGACCGGCTCAATGGCGGCCACTGGCGATATCGTCATCACGACCGCGCCGACCGAAGCTGGCACGATCCATCTCTACGTCGCGGGCGATTATGTCCCCGTCAACGTGCTGACGACCGACACGCCGACGGCGATTGCCCAGGTGATTGCCGATGCGATCAACGCCGACACCGGGCTGCCGGTCACGGCGGCGGCGGTGACGGGCACTGTGACGCTCACCTCGGTCTTCAAGAGCATCAACGCCAACGAGATCAACGTCTCGATGAACTATTACGGCTCGATTGGCGGCCAGCAGACGCCGGTCGGCCTCGGTATCACCTTGCCCGCGACCGGCTTCCTGACCGGCGGCACCGGCACGCCCCCGTTCACCACCGCGATCACCAATCTTGGCGATGAGCCGTTCGAGTACGTTGCGATGCCGTACACCGACAGCAATTCGCTGTTCGAGTGGGACCAGGAATACGGCTTCACCGACCAGGGCCGCTGGGGCTGGCGGCGCGAGCTGTTCGGCCATGTCATCTCGGCCAAGCGCGGCACCTATGCCGCGCTGCTCACATTCGGCGACACCATGAACAGCGGCGTCGAGTCCATCATGGGGTTCGAGGTCGCTTCCCCGTCGCCGTCCTTCGAATGGGCGGCGGCCTATACGGCCAAGACGCAGCGGGCCTTCATCAACGACCCGGCGCGACCGCTGCAGGCGTTGTCGCTCAACCAGATCAAGGCCGCGCCGATCCACCAGCGGTTCGATTTCGTGGAGCTGAACTCGCTCGCATCGAACGGCATCGCGATCCAGAAGATTGGCGCGGACGGCCAGCCGATGATCGCCCGAGAGCAGACGACCTACCAGCTGAACCTTTATGGCCAGCCGGACGATGCTTACGAGCTGATGACCACGCTGGCGACGCTGGCGAAGCTGCTGCGCAACCAGAAGCAGGCGATCACCTCGAAATTCCCGCGGCACAAGCTCGCCAACGACGGCACCAAGTTCGGCCCAGGCCAGGCCATCGTCACCCCCGGCATCATCAAGGCCGAGCTGATCAACCAGTATCAGCAGGATATGTACGACGGCCTGGTCGAGGACCTGGTCAACTTCAAGCGCAACCTCCAGGTCGAGCGCGACCCGAACGACCCGAACCGGGTCAACGTGCTGTACCCGCCCGACCTCATCAACCAGCTGCGCATCTTCGCGGTGCTTGCGCAGTTCAGGCTGCAGTACGACCGCGGCATCGACACCCAGATCATCGGCCAGCCGCAGCCGCCGTTCAACGCGGCGTCGGGCGCGTCCTGA
- a CDS encoding HNH endonuclease, giving the protein MQDGHCFYCAADLSATAWTVDHLIPLIRGGSDGPENIVVACPSCNFRKADRTPEEFAAGISHRRKMWRKGLLV; this is encoded by the coding sequence GTGCAGGATGGACACTGCTTCTATTGCGCGGCAGATCTGTCAGCAACGGCTTGGACGGTCGATCACCTCATCCCTCTCATACGCGGCGGCAGCGATGGTCCAGAGAACATCGTGGTCGCTTGCCCATCCTGCAATTTTCGGAAGGCCGATCGCACTCCAGAGGAGTTTGCGGCTGGCATATCTCATAGGAGGAAAATGTGGCGCAAAGGATTGCTGGTATAG
- a CDS encoding phage tail tube protein, whose product MAQRIAGIAFLTVDGTQLALRGNFTVSPSPVERTMIAGQDGVHGYQELPRVPYIEGDLSTLPGFYLEDLLAETDVTVVAQLANNMQYILTGGTCKGGFENNTRDGQVRVRWEGITCQEVSLA is encoded by the coding sequence GTGGCGCAAAGGATTGCTGGTATAGCGTTCCTCACTGTCGATGGGACGCAATTGGCGCTGCGCGGCAACTTCACCGTCAGCCCGTCACCGGTCGAGCGCACCATGATCGCAGGCCAAGACGGCGTGCACGGCTATCAGGAGCTGCCGCGCGTGCCGTACATCGAGGGCGATCTCTCGACGTTGCCGGGTTTCTATTTGGAGGACTTGCTCGCCGAGACCGATGTCACCGTCGTCGCCCAGCTTGCCAATAACATGCAGTACATCCTCACGGGCGGGACCTGCAAAGGCGGCTTCGAGAACAACACGCGCGATGGCCAGGTGCGCGTGCGCTGGGAGGGCATCACCTGCCAGGAGGTTAGCCTCGCATGA
- a CDS encoding phage tail assembly protein yields the protein MNVAPKREGFVDGRPTPKVIDAEPLPQSEAKPSRAMPPPEVEPSPAEQPPMWQDEWPLKVKLINKPIHNNKGEKITELVLREPRAGDINRYGNPVRINQDGDVVWDERKMTYMIAALSDILAPFIEDMHPRDWNTVAMKLRNFFLPDPRAW from the coding sequence ATGAACGTAGCGCCGAAACGAGAAGGCTTCGTCGACGGGAGGCCCACGCCGAAGGTCATTGACGCCGAACCGCTGCCGCAGTCAGAAGCCAAGCCGTCGCGCGCGATGCCGCCGCCCGAGGTCGAGCCGTCGCCCGCCGAGCAGCCGCCGATGTGGCAGGATGAATGGCCGCTCAAGGTCAAGCTGATCAACAAGCCCATTCACAACAACAAGGGCGAAAAGATCACGGAGCTGGTCTTGCGGGAGCCCCGCGCGGGCGACATCAACCGCTACGGCAATCCGGTGCGCATCAACCAGGACGGCGACGTGGTCTGGGACGAGCGCAAGATGACCTACATGATCGCGGCGCTCTCGGACATCCTCGCGCCGTTCATCGAGGACATGCATCCTCGCGACTGGAATACGGTGGCGATGAAGCTCCGAAATTTTTTTCTGCCCGATCCACGGGCCTGGTAG
- a CDS encoding CHAP domain-containing protein: protein MPTEQEELKLIVSLVDNASPGLDKIVEKTKEMGGPQVKEAHEKMRRGTEELSKAFKEMTGGFGEAFKALGSFRGGLVAGAGGLALFGVEMTRQVAEMKKWAEELRGISQAAKSIGVDPASMKNIISQFEAVGVSADQTQANLGKMAEAVADFNRQGSALRRELLHMAGPTPEAQANMREFLDKVVRARTEEERYNAVAEARNNVLKNALANGYTLQEATNRANAFASHFWDKTMEAKERLNQLSAEEQRIQNERIAKAREFANITGDIASEWADIIEELKAPFLDPAIKAAKVFLEVSKEIHEWLKKNYELAKPDEAKKSIQDTFGKFRGPLQLGTPQAEEQKKTTEENTEAQKQLKQSNDQLIDALKQQGYSPMSYTGGGVGRNPFLQNASFTTGGPRGFSYGGGGGYGPFGGGRGFGGGGGGGGNSSYGGGGSGGYGGGGGAPYGSDTGGETGGPQSGPAGDPSVPSDILAKARSVALHGGPRAVEQFMASQGYPKQGSWCGEFAASVVKSVGGTPPKGAAIASNWRNWGTPVAPGDVQPGDIAVADRGVRTGATGSHVTIVEDINRKAGTFTGLGGNQGRGFESQFALKGYSFRRSTGEPPNGQTAGPGTGAGAGGTPATADGAKGAGGDQRAAMMAEVNQDPATKQLLYRMMRSEGGGAPTVEALFNRTQMIRQKVPGYKIGDELRSGFYGPINRGQTGGPLSENERAKYDKTLGEVVGGSDYIQGRTNQGMASDPGAGLPGRVPVPGSHEVYNYWEGRRKGVNFSVADSARFARERLDSRMAAANKVEGSGKISVDVNAPKGTKVDAQGGGIFKDVEINRQTQMERARSGPETISI, encoded by the coding sequence ATGCCCACGGAGCAAGAGGAGCTGAAGCTTATCGTCTCGCTGGTCGATAACGCTTCGCCTGGCCTCGACAAGATCGTCGAAAAAACCAAGGAGATGGGTGGGCCGCAGGTCAAGGAAGCCCACGAGAAGATGCGGCGTGGGACCGAGGAGCTGAGCAAAGCCTTCAAGGAAATGACAGGCGGCTTCGGCGAAGCTTTCAAGGCGCTGGGCTCATTCCGGGGCGGTCTGGTCGCTGGTGCTGGCGGCCTGGCGCTGTTCGGCGTCGAGATGACCAGGCAGGTCGCCGAGATGAAGAAGTGGGCCGAGGAGCTGCGCGGCATCAGCCAGGCGGCAAAATCCATCGGCGTCGATCCCGCCTCGATGAAAAATATCATCAGCCAATTCGAGGCTGTCGGGGTCAGCGCGGACCAGACGCAAGCCAATCTCGGTAAGATGGCCGAGGCGGTTGCCGACTTCAACCGCCAGGGCAGCGCGCTGCGCCGCGAACTGCTGCACATGGCGGGACCGACGCCAGAGGCGCAGGCGAATATGCGCGAATTCCTCGACAAGGTCGTCCGCGCCAGGACCGAGGAAGAGCGATACAACGCGGTCGCCGAGGCCCGCAACAACGTCCTGAAGAACGCGCTGGCCAACGGCTACACGCTCCAGGAAGCGACTAATCGTGCGAACGCATTCGCCTCGCACTTTTGGGACAAGACGATGGAGGCGAAGGAACGCCTCAACCAGCTGTCGGCGGAAGAGCAGCGCATCCAGAACGAGCGGATCGCCAAGGCGCGCGAGTTCGCCAACATCACGGGCGACATCGCTTCCGAATGGGCCGACATCATCGAGGAGCTGAAAGCGCCGTTCCTCGACCCCGCGATCAAAGCGGCAAAGGTGTTCCTGGAGGTCAGCAAGGAAATCCACGAGTGGCTGAAGAAGAACTACGAGCTGGCGAAGCCTGACGAGGCCAAAAAGTCGATCCAGGACACGTTCGGCAAATTCCGTGGACCGCTGCAGCTCGGCACGCCGCAGGCCGAGGAGCAGAAGAAGACCACCGAAGAAAACACCGAGGCCCAGAAGCAGCTGAAGCAGTCGAACGATCAGCTCATCGACGCGCTGAAGCAGCAGGGCTACTCGCCGATGAGCTATACGGGCGGCGGCGTCGGCCGCAATCCGTTTCTGCAGAACGCGAGCTTTACCACGGGTGGGCCGCGGGGCTTCAGCTACGGCGGCGGTGGTGGTTATGGTCCGTTCGGCGGCGGGCGCGGCTTCGGTGGCGGTGGTGGTGGCGGCGGCAACAGCAGTTACGGCGGCGGCGGCTCGGGCGGCTATGGCGGCGGCGGTGGTGCGCCGTATGGCAGCGACACGGGCGGCGAGACGGGCGGCCCTCAGAGCGGTCCCGCAGGCGATCCCAGCGTGCCGTCCGACATCCTGGCCAAGGCGCGTTCGGTCGCGCTGCACGGCGGCCCGCGCGCTGTCGAGCAGTTCATGGCCAGCCAGGGCTATCCCAAGCAGGGCAGCTGGTGCGGCGAGTTCGCGGCGTCCGTCGTCAAGTCGGTCGGCGGCACGCCACCAAAGGGCGCGGCCATCGCATCGAATTGGCGCAATTGGGGCACCCCGGTCGCACCGGGAGACGTGCAACCTGGCGACATCGCGGTCGCGGATCGCGGCGTGCGAACCGGAGCGACGGGTAGCCACGTCACTATCGTTGAGGACATCAACCGGAAGGCCGGGACCTTCACCGGCCTCGGTGGCAACCAGGGGCGCGGGTTCGAGTCGCAGTTTGCGCTGAAGGGCTACAGCTTCCGTCGCTCGACCGGCGAACCGCCGAACGGGCAGACTGCAGGTCCCGGCACGGGCGCAGGCGCTGGCGGCACGCCAGCAACAGCGGACGGAGCCAAGGGCGCGGGCGGCGACCAGCGCGCCGCGATGATGGCAGAGGTCAACCAGGACCCTGCCACGAAGCAATTGCTCTATCGGATGATGCGTTCCGAGGGCGGCGGCGCTCCCACGGTCGAGGCGCTGTTCAATCGCACGCAGATGATCCGGCAGAAGGTGCCGGGCTACAAGATCGGCGACGAATTGCGGAGCGGCTTCTATGGCCCGATCAACCGGGGCCAAACTGGCGGCCCTCTCAGCGAGAACGAGCGGGCGAAATACGACAAAACGCTGGGCGAAGTGGTTGGCGGCAGCGACTACATCCAAGGCCGCACCAATCAAGGCATGGCGTCCGATCCCGGCGCGGGTCTTCCGGGTCGCGTGCCGGTGCCGGGCTCACATGAGGTCTACAATTATTGGGAAGGCCGACGCAAAGGCGTCAACTTCTCAGTCGCCGACAGCGCGCGGTTTGCACGCGAGCGGCTCGATAGCCGGATGGCTGCGGCCAACAAGGTCGAGGGCTCGGGCAAGATCAGCGTCGACGTGAACGCGCCGAAGGGCACCAAGGTCGACGCCCAGGGCGGCGGCATCTTCAAGGACGTTGAGATCAATCGGCAAACCCAGATGGAGCGCGCGAGAAGCGGGCCCGAGACGATATCGATATGA
- a CDS encoding DNA circularization N-terminal domain-containing protein, which translates to MSTIFEITPNKPSWRDDWVRATYNNAPFHCEANSRESGRRIVEHQFPKKEYPYAEDMGRMAREFTIRAYCIVYARDDDDLFRTDYRKVRDRLIDALETEGPGILQLSTQPPQTVVVAKYRMTEEERFGGFCTFDITFLEYGTDPLFDPGQEDTQATVANASQAVRDQVQRTLAPPSPSIGTGAIEV; encoded by the coding sequence ATGAGCACCATTTTCGAGATCACGCCGAACAAGCCGAGCTGGCGCGACGACTGGGTTCGCGCGACCTACAACAACGCGCCCTTCCATTGCGAGGCCAACAGCCGCGAGAGCGGGCGGCGCATTGTCGAACATCAATTTCCGAAGAAGGAATATCCCTATGCCGAGGACATGGGGCGCATGGCGCGCGAGTTCACCATCCGCGCCTATTGCATCGTCTACGCCCGCGACGATGACGATCTGTTTCGCACCGACTATCGCAAGGTGCGCGACCGGCTGATCGATGCGCTGGAAACTGAAGGCCCAGGCATTCTGCAGCTCTCGACGCAGCCGCCGCAGACCGTGGTGGTGGCGAAATATCGGATGACGGAGGAAGAGCGCTTCGGCGGCTTTTGCACGTTTGACATCACTTTCCTCGAGTACGGCACCGACCCGCTGTTCGATCCCGGCCAAGAGGACACCCAGGCAACCGTCGCGAACGCCTCGCAGGCCGTGCGCGACCAGGTGCAGCGCACGCTTGCGCCGCCGTCTCCGTCCATCGGCACAGGAGCGATTGAGGTATGA
- a CDS encoding phage baseplate assembly protein produces the protein MPKPQETAVLVVNGLKFEDWEFVMVRRNWGDSYAYFQFSAAERDPIFKQGSPFPDWQKLQFKPGDHCSVYLAGFLAITGFIEIRQVAYDAFSHGVMLVGKSYTANGGKSSVDTQTGSFDNKNLAQIAQEVWAPYGVGVKTIGQLDLTPFDKLQNNKGEPVWDFMERIARDRGARLACDAFGNFLLIGQHTSPIVAGLIEGKNILSCQCIIDSTMVFETYDVHGSSQGSDDHNGTDASEQKATASTGVGNVLYSKLITPIEESVKSQGEMQARANYEKMWHDGTHIQATITVQGWLREGVTLWSEGEHVHVYSPMAMLDTELAIQQVIFTQDDKKGSITVLNCVDPEWLNAQPSYSVGPTSTSKPPSIPPNQSANSV, from the coding sequence ATGCCAAAGCCGCAGGAGACTGCCGTCCTCGTCGTCAACGGGCTCAAGTTCGAGGACTGGGAATTCGTCATGGTCCGGCGCAACTGGGGCGACTCCTACGCTTATTTCCAGTTCAGCGCAGCCGAGCGCGACCCGATCTTCAAGCAAGGCAGTCCATTCCCCGATTGGCAGAAGCTGCAGTTCAAGCCCGGCGATCATTGCAGCGTCTATCTCGCAGGCTTCCTGGCGATCACCGGCTTCATCGAAATCCGCCAGGTCGCCTATGACGCCTTCAGCCATGGCGTGATGCTGGTGGGAAAGAGCTACACCGCAAACGGCGGCAAGAGCAGCGTCGATACCCAGACCGGCAGCTTCGACAACAAGAACCTAGCGCAGATCGCGCAGGAGGTCTGGGCTCCTTACGGCGTCGGCGTCAAGACCATCGGCCAGCTCGATCTGACGCCATTCGACAAGCTGCAGAACAACAAGGGCGAGCCGGTCTGGGACTTCATGGAGCGCATTGCGCGGGATCGCGGGGCGCGGCTGGCGTGCGATGCCTTCGGCAACTTCCTGCTGATCGGCCAGCACACGTCGCCCATCGTCGCCGGTCTGATCGAAGGGAAAAACATCCTGTCGTGCCAGTGCATCATCGACAGCACGATGGTGTTCGAGACCTATGATGTGCACGGCAGCTCGCAGGGCAGCGACGATCACAACGGCACCGACGCGAGCGAGCAAAAGGCGACGGCGAGCACGGGCGTGGGGAACGTCCTCTACAGCAAGCTGATCACGCCGATCGAGGAGTCCGTCAAGTCGCAAGGCGAGATGCAGGCGCGGGCCAACTACGAGAAGATGTGGCACGACGGCACGCACATCCAGGCGACCATTACCGTGCAGGGCTGGCTGCGCGAAGGTGTGACGCTCTGGAGCGAAGGCGAGCACGTCCATGTCTATTCGCCGATGGCGATGCTCGACACTGAGCTCGCCATCCAGCAGGTGATTTTCACCCAGGACGACAAGAAGGGCAGCATCACCGTGCTCAATTGCGTCGATCCCGAGTGGCTGAACGCCCAGCCGAGCTACAGTGTCGGCCCGACCAGCACGTCCAAGCCGCCCAGCATTCCGCCGAACCAATCGGCCAATTCAGTGTGA
- a CDS encoding phage baseplate assembly protein, giving the protein MHRATPLNSSLRGYSAGGARGVVDQVDDSKLMQEMGGNFMANETRSGVEAPQNYGFTSVVFDAEKDAMGKIKASAEHFSAFIGGSRSFPVAGSMDDRRHRLYKLEKGDTAMFRGRGDKQQFHLSQDGGFWTAPQDKTVRMHLLQEDSESNATMNQGGGSSGSGGSSSGGHAAARDASGGSSSGGGQQGGQQQNRGQQARYKDGQKSPMFVEVTKDKTRMGGNQCHLALADGKTYLHCHTDKQVYVGAEAGKASFDYLVTLSGPCVNSLGKIG; this is encoded by the coding sequence ATGCACCGTGCCACACCGCTCAACAGCTCGCTCCGGGGCTATTCCGCTGGCGGTGCGCGCGGCGTCGTCGATCAGGTCGATGACAGCAAGCTGATGCAGGAAATGGGCGGAAACTTCATGGCCAACGAGACGCGCAGCGGCGTCGAGGCCCCGCAGAACTATGGCTTCACCTCGGTCGTCTTCGACGCCGAGAAGGACGCCATGGGCAAGATCAAAGCGAGCGCGGAGCACTTCTCGGCCTTCATCGGCGGCAGCCGCTCGTTCCCGGTCGCTGGTTCGATGGATGATCGCCGCCACCGGCTCTACAAGCTGGAGAAAGGCGACACCGCGATGTTTCGCGGGCGCGGCGACAAGCAGCAGTTCCACCTGTCGCAGGATGGTGGCTTCTGGACCGCGCCGCAGGACAAGACCGTTCGCATGCATTTGCTGCAGGAGGACAGCGAGAGCAACGCAACGATGAACCAGGGCGGCGGCTCCAGCGGCTCGGGCGGCAGCTCGTCAGGCGGCCACGCGGCTGCCCGTGACGCGAGCGGCGGTTCAAGCAGCGGCGGCGGCCAGCAAGGTGGCCAGCAGCAGAACCGAGGACAGCAGGCGCGCTACAAGGACGGCCAGAAGTCGCCGATGTTCGTCGAGGTCACCAAGGACAAGACGCGGATGGGCGGCAACCAGTGTCACCTCGCGCTCGCCGATGGCAAAACGTACCTGCACTGCCACACCGACAAGCAGGTTTATGTCGGCGCGGAGGCAGGCAAGGCATCCTTCGATTACCTGGTCACGCTGTCTGGCCCGTGCGTCAACTCGCTCGGCAAGATCGGGTGA
- a CDS encoding phage GP46 family protein, with product MPAGYNVPDIRLVQNNVFPQYSVTVDWSLLPDGTLDDTQALATAIIVALGTNALAGPNDILPDPDSSDRMGWWGDMDAQAIWGGWDIGSKLWLLRRSKITPAQARQGSTLVMVENYIAAAIQPFVDRKICSGFDVWVTRVDTQRIDALLRIYRGPLPEIELRYAVLWDAMQT from the coding sequence ATGCCAGCGGGCTACAATGTCCCTGACATCCGGCTCGTCCAGAACAACGTCTTTCCGCAGTATTCCGTCACGGTCGATTGGTCGCTGCTGCCGGATGGCACGCTCGATGATACCCAGGCGCTGGCCACCGCGATCATCGTCGCGCTCGGCACCAACGCGCTCGCTGGCCCGAACGATATCCTGCCCGATCCCGACTCCAGTGATCGCATGGGCTGGTGGGGCGACATGGACGCGCAGGCGATCTGGGGCGGCTGGGATATCGGCTCCAAGCTGTGGCTACTGCGCCGCTCGAAGATCACGCCTGCCCAGGCGCGGCAGGGTTCCACGCTGGTGATGGTCGAGAACTACATCGCCGCTGCGATCCAGCCGTTCGTCGACCGCAAGATTTGCTCGGGCTTCGATGTGTGGGTGACCCGCGTCGACACGCAGCGGATCGATGCCCTGCTGCGCATCTATCGCGGGCCTCTTCCTGAAATCGAGCTTCGCTACGCCGTCCTCTGGGACGCAATGCAAACATGA
- a CDS encoding baseplate J/gp47 family protein, with amino-acid sequence MPWQTPSLRAVRELVRDAVNASLPGADANVPNSVLRVLSDNQGALCHLTLQYVDWLSLQLLPDTAETEWLDRHGQIWLVNADGSTGRKMATLAIGSAQFQGIIDGTVVPAGTQLQSAVELPVNFSSPNTVATFETLEDITTSASVPVTGNIRAVDAGSFGNLPDGSGLSLNPTVPGVISTAFAYALTGGTDTETDDELRARILQRIRNPPMGGAQADYVSWALAVPGVTRAWANVEQGIGTMTVRFMMDDLRADNDGFPLPEDIATVGAYIDKMRPVTVKDCFVAAPIKYFLDLTIADLNPNTDECKAEIEAQLKDMLFRMAAPGQTIFSAWISAAIMKAPGVISLDLVTNNDFVMPNIGSMADLGTILYE; translated from the coding sequence ATGCCCTGGCAGACCCCTTCCTTACGCGCCGTCCGTGAACTGGTCCGCGATGCGGTCAACGCTTCATTGCCTGGAGCGGATGCCAACGTCCCGAACAGCGTGCTGCGGGTTCTCTCGGATAACCAGGGCGCGCTCTGCCACTTGACGCTGCAATATGTCGACTGGCTGTCGCTGCAGCTTCTGCCCGACACCGCCGAGACGGAATGGCTCGATAGGCACGGGCAAATCTGGCTGGTCAACGCGGACGGCTCGACCGGCCGCAAGATGGCGACGCTCGCGATCGGTTCGGCGCAATTCCAGGGCATCATCGACGGCACGGTGGTCCCGGCCGGGACGCAATTGCAGAGCGCGGTCGAGCTGCCGGTCAATTTCAGCTCGCCGAATACGGTGGCGACGTTTGAAACCCTTGAGGACATCACCACGTCGGCGAGCGTGCCGGTCACCGGCAACATCCGGGCGGTCGATGCCGGATCATTCGGCAATCTACCGGACGGATCGGGGCTGTCGCTCAACCCGACGGTCCCTGGCGTCATCAGCACGGCCTTTGCCTACGCTCTGACTGGCGGGACCGACACCGAGACCGACGACGAGCTGCGCGCCAGGATTTTGCAGCGCATCCGCAACCCGCCGATGGGCGGCGCGCAAGCTGACTATGTCTCCTGGGCTTTAGCTGTTCCTGGCGTCACGCGGGCCTGGGCCAATGTCGAGCAAGGCATCGGCACCATGACCGTCCGCTTCATGATGGACGATCTGCGCGCCGACAACGACGGCTTCCCGCTGCCGGAGGACATCGCGACGGTCGGTGCCTACATCGACAAGATGCGGCCCGTCACCGTGAAGGATTGCTTCGTCGCCGCGCCGATCAAGTACTTCCTCGACCTGACCATCGCGGACCTCAACCCGAACACCGACGAGTGCAAGGCCGAGATCGAGGCGCAGCTCAAGGACATGCTGTTCCGGATGGCCGCGCCTGGCCAGACGATCTTCTCGGCGTGGATCAGCGCTGCGATCATGAAGGCTCCGGGCGTGATCTCGCTCGATCTGGTTACCAACAACGACTTCGTCATGCCCAACATCGGCAGCATGGCGGACTTGGGTACAATTCTCTACGAGTAA
- a CDS encoding endonuclease domain-containing protein, which produces MSKSRKRNLDRQREWRRANADKVRGYDRKSYLKHKEKRLAKSARWKADNPERVQEYSTRKERCAQRTAYQRRFYAKKLGFAECVEYPPPPTDSKCAICHRESPLALDHDHETGQFRGYICRDCNLGLGKLGDSIESIRRVLQYLERSQ; this is translated from the coding sequence ATGAGCAAGAGCCGCAAGCGTAACCTCGATCGTCAGCGGGAGTGGCGGCGCGCGAATGCGGATAAGGTCCGTGGCTACGACCGCAAGTCGTACCTGAAGCACAAGGAGAAACGCTTGGCAAAATCCGCGCGCTGGAAAGCGGATAATCCAGAGCGCGTTCAAGAATATTCGACACGCAAGGAGCGGTGCGCGCAGCGAACCGCATACCAACGCCGGTTTTATGCAAAGAAGCTTGGCTTTGCCGAATGTGTCGAGTACCCACCGCCACCGACTGATAGCAAATGCGCGATCTGTCACCGAGAGTCGCCGCTTGCCCTCGACCATGACCATGAGACTGGACAATTTCGAGGCTACATATGTCGCGACTGCAATCTGGGGCTTGGCAAGCTGGGCGACAGTATCGAAAGCATTCGGCGCGTGCTTCAGTATCTGGAGCGTAGCCAATGA
- a CDS encoding YmfQ family protein, giving the protein MSDRHIRRAGSDYRDAFLELLPQGQAWPKHSTDSVLWQACDGLNNYWGYVDGRAANLLEIESDPRKTVELLPDWERNWGLPDPCYTAPQTIAQRQAALVARMTLYGSQSREFYINFAAFLGYTITITEYRPFMVGIDACGNNRVYGDGTFMQDQWGRPILTPDGTPLQNGELSEWPNYGLGPPENRYYWTVHVHQADLHWFRCASGQCGVDPHLRIGRAQDLECILDRWKPAHTQIIYDYTDLHPRDPMEGTP; this is encoded by the coding sequence ATGAGCGACCGGCATATCCGCCGTGCCGGAAGTGACTATCGCGATGCCTTCCTCGAATTGTTGCCGCAGGGCCAGGCGTGGCCGAAGCATTCCACTGATAGCGTGCTCTGGCAGGCCTGCGACGGACTGAACAATTACTGGGGCTATGTCGATGGGCGCGCCGCCAATCTCCTGGAGATCGAGAGCGATCCGCGTAAGACCGTTGAGCTGCTGCCAGACTGGGAACGCAACTGGGGCCTGCCTGATCCCTGTTATACCGCGCCGCAGACGATAGCCCAGCGCCAGGCCGCACTCGTCGCGCGCATGACGCTGTACGGCTCGCAGTCGCGAGAGTTCTATATCAACTTCGCGGCTTTCCTCGGCTACACGATCACCATCACCGAATATCGCCCGTTCATGGTCGGCATCGACGCTTGCGGGAATAATCGCGTCTATGGCGACGGCACCTTCATGCAAGATCAGTGGGGCCGCCCGATTCTCACTCCGGACGGCACGCCGCTCCAGAACGGTGAGCTGAGCGAGTGGCCGAACTACGGCCTCGGGCCGCCTGAGAACCGCTATTACTGGACCGTGCACGTCCACCAGGCCGACCTGCACTGGTTCAGGTGCGCATCGGGCCAGTGCGGCGTCGATCCGCATCTGCGCATCGGTCGCGCGCAGGACCTCGAATGCATCCTGGACCGCTGGAAGCCCGCGCACACGCAGATCATCTACGACTACACGGACCTTCATCCTCGCGATCCGATGGAAGGGACGCCCTAG